DNA from Malus sylvestris chromosome 11, drMalSylv7.2, whole genome shotgun sequence:
TGACACTACTAAGCATTaagtttatttcttattctcgTTCATATTGTCAAAAATAGAattccaaaaaagaaaatacgaaaataataaataaaatataattgcAGGAATGGCCACTGAAGAGTGAACTAGACCCAGAGATCTATGGTCCGCCTGAATCAGCTATAACCAAAGAAATAATtgaacaagagattagaggctTCGCAACAATTACTGAGGTAGATATATCATAATATTATTTACAAGAGAATAATATATGTTCTTGTTCGAAGTCTGACATGTTATGTCATTTAATTGGATTTGATATATGCATGCAGGCCATAGAAGAAAAGAAGTTGTTTATTTTAGATTACCATGATTTGTTTTTACCCTATGTTAGCAAAGTAAGAAAGCTCGAAGGCACCACACTATATGGATCGAGGAATTTGTTTTTTCTTACCCCTGAAGGTACACTCAGGCCACTGGTCATTGAGCTAACAAGACCACCGATGGACGGAAAGCCACAATGGAAGCAAGTTTTCCAACCGGCGTGGAATGCCACGGATGTCTGGCTCTGGAGGCTTGCTAAAGCTCATGTCCTTGCCCACGATTCTGGTTATCATCAGCTTGTTAGTCACTGGTAAgacataaataaaattaatgttaCATAAAATATCACATTCTTACACTAGTGATTTAAAAGGTCATACAAATAATATAGTCGAAATATTTTTATTCACCCAATAGTCTAGGGGAACCGATTAATAGTATCTCTCGTTGCTTTGCAGGCTACGAACACATTGTGCCACAGAACCCTACATAATCGCCACAAATCGGCAACTGAGTGTCATGCACCCAATCTATAGATTGTTACATCCCCATTTCAGATACACCATGGAGATTAATTCTCTTGCTCGTGAATCACTTATCAATGCCGGTGGTATCATCGAAACCTCATTTTCGCCCAAAAAGTACTCCCTTGAGCTTTGCTCTGTTGCGTATGGGAAGGAATGGCGGTTTGACCAAGAGGCACTCCCAGCTGACCTTATTAGAAGGTATGTACTCTTATCTGGCTGTGTAGATACACCATGTTATGGAAATGTCTCTTGTTAAAGAGTCTAACATGTTATGATATAATTAACATGCTAACAAGTATTTGGACACTGATTATGTGGACTCTTGATTGAACGGACGTTTTAGATTGACAGTTTGACAACTAAACATGCTTAACTTGCATGTAGTTTCATGATATATACCAGGATGACTTAATGAGGTGGATGAAAGGTCTATTAGTGGCTCATATGTCAATCCATTTGTGGAACTAATATAAGTGATTATTGAAAATTTTTCTTGTGAGCTTCCTCAAGTATATGATAATAGAACAAAGTTTCTAATTTTCTTCTAAGGGTACTGTTTAACTAACATGTTAGTGACgatatttaatttgtaattgcTAGGGGCATGGCTGTTGAGGACCCAACTGCTCCACATGGGCTAAGGCTAACAATTGAAGATTACCCTTTTGCCAATGATGGACTCCTGTTATGGGATGCTATTAAACAATGGGTCACTGACTATGTAAACCACTACTACCCAGACTCCAGCATTGTCCAGACTGATCAAGAGCTCCAAGCATGGTGGACAGAAATCAAAACAGTTGGCCATGCTGACAAAAAAGATGAGCCATGGTGGCCAGAACTCAACACTCCGGAAGACCTAATGGGCATCATCACAACAATGGTTTGGGTAGCATCTGGTCATCATGCAGCTGTCAACTTTGGCCAATATGCCTATGCAGGTTATTTTCCTAGCAGGCCAACAATTGCAAGGACCAATATGCCCACTGAGGACCCCTCAGAAGAGGATTGGAAAAACTTCGTAAGAAAACCTGACAGTGCACTTTTGCAATGCTTTCCTACACAAATCCAAGCAACAACAATCATGGCTGTTTTGGACATTTTGTCGAATCATTCACCGGATGAAGAGTACATTGGAGAGAAGATGGAGCAGGCGTGGGCTGAAGAGCCTGTTATAAAGGCGGCGTTTGAACGGTTTAAGGGGAGATTGTTGGCGCTTGAACGAACAATCGATGATCGAAATGCCAGTAGTGAGTTGAAGAACCGAAATGGAGCTGGGGTTGTGCCTTATGAGCTTTTGAAACCCTTTTCACAACCTGGGGTTACAGGAAAGGGAGTTCCGTATAGCATCTCTATTTGAACTATGAACTAGTGTGTGCTTTTGGTCCATAACTCTTTCtctttccctttgttttttgttaACATAGTTTTAACTCATATGACTTCTGACAATGATATTGGCGAGCTTTCCCCACAATTACGCAATGTAGAAAGCTGGAACTGTGTTTAGTAGCAATGGGCATTAACTCCATGGTTTAAGGAACAAAATTGTgagcgtatatatatatatacgagtGTGTGTATTCTTAGCAAAgctgaaaataaaatatatgtttATCAATATTCAAGTACCCATCCAATCAGGGGATGCTACGTTTCCATTAAAGAATCtttctgatttattttttaagaaaatcaattaaacaaacactttaaTGGGAAACGTGACATCCCCTGATTGGATGGGTATACCAAATGTGATGGTGACGTGGGATGACGGGAACACTTAAAACTTTCTCCTATTATGGAGTCAATAAAAGTGTGATACTTCCCAAACTACAGTTGCTAGTACAATGTCAACattaagaaatatatatatcgaCAAAATAATAACATAACATTGAGAACAACAGAaatatcaaatattttatagATTGGTATCAGCTACTCTTTCTCTAA
Protein-coding regions in this window:
- the LOC126588792 gene encoding linoleate 13S-lipoxygenase 2-1, chloroplastic-like — protein: MLKPQVHQSKSSQTLFLRKPFFHGRARSASFPVWSRPSFQPEIKYRNIKATSSSSSDNSSTPTTTTKTTTTTTRITTTPIPDPTTPTPPTATTTTIVTTEVVTKKFISVKATLTVTLTVGGFLSHIGLARGLDDITDLLGQSLLLELVSAELDPKTGEEKEKVAGYAHRSRRQEGEIIYETDFKVPVDFGEIGAILVENEHRKEMFLKEIVVDVLPCGSVHHSCNSWIHSKYDNPAKRVFFTNKSYLPSQTPSGLAKLREEELVTLRGNGQGERKSFERIYDYDVYNDLGDPDKNLRLERPVLGGKEFPYPRRCRTGRLPCDTGSLYEKRSRKHWYVPRDEAFSEVKQLTFSAKTLYSVMHALVPSLEIAIADTDLGFKYFTAIDSLFHEGIQLPPFKEQGVLKALLPRLVKVMSSGDDVLRFVPPETMNRDKFFWFRDDEFARQTLAGLNPYSIKLVTEWPLKSELDPEIYGPPESAITKEIIEQEIRGFATITEAIEEKKLFILDYHDLFLPYVSKVRKLEGTTLYGSRNLFFLTPEGTLRPLVIELTRPPMDGKPQWKQVFQPAWNATDVWLWRLAKAHVLAHDSGYHQLVSHWLRTHCATEPYIIATNRQLSVMHPIYRLLHPHFRYTMEINSLARESLINAGGIIETSFSPKKYSLELCSVAYGKEWRFDQEALPADLIRRGMAVEDPTAPHGLRLTIEDYPFANDGLLLWDAIKQWVTDYVNHYYPDSSIVQTDQELQAWWTEIKTVGHADKKDEPWWPELNTPEDLMGIITTMVWVASGHHAAVNFGQYAYAGYFPSRPTIARTNMPTEDPSEEDWKNFVRKPDSALLQCFPTQIQATTIMAVLDILSNHSPDEEYIGEKMEQAWAEEPVIKAAFERFKGRLLALERTIDDRNASSELKNRNGAGVVPYELLKPFSQPGVTGKGVPYSISI